In Sphaerisporangium krabiense, the DNA window ACCGGGTGAACGACTTCGCCGGCCTGGTCGACAAGCGGCGCGCCGACCAGGGCGACTGGCCCGGCTTCTACCGCTGGACCCAGCAGCGCTTCCCCGGCAAGCCGATCATGATCGCCGAGTGGGGGGCGTTCGAGCGGCACGACGACCCCGCGTTCAAGGTGTCGTTCTTCAACTCGGTCCGCCGGCAGATCCGGGGCTACCCGCAGATCAAGGCGCTGGTCTACTTCGACTCGCCCATCGCGCCCCGCGGCGACACCCGCTTCGACTCCAGCGTCCCCGCCGGGCGCGCGTTCGCCGAGCTGGCCCGCGCGCCCTACTTCAGCTCCACGCCCGTCCCCGACCACTGACAGGGCCGGGGACGCGGGGCCTCAGCGCACCCAGCCGCCCGAGGTGAGCAGGCCCAGCACCGTGCCGACGGCCCGGTCCACCGGCATGCCGGTGGTGTCCAGCGTCAGGTCGGCGTCCTCCGGCTCCTCGTAGGGGTCGGAGATGCCGGTGAACGCCGGGATCACGCCCGCGCGGGCCTTGGCGTACAGGCCCTTGCGGTCGCGCCGCTCGCACTCGGCGAGCGGAGTGGCGACGTGGACGAGCAGGAAGTCGGCGCCGACGGCCTCCACCATGTGCCGCACCTCCTCGCGGGTCGCCGCGTACGGGGCGATCGGCGCGCAGATCGCGAGCCCGCCGTGCCGGGCGACCTCGGCGGCGACGAAGCCGATCCTGCGGATGTTGAGGTCGCGGTCCTGCTTGGAGAAGGTGAGGCCCGCCGACAGCAGCCGCCGCACCACGTCGCCGTCCAGGAACGTCACCGTGCGGCCGCCGCGTTCGAGCAGGGCGTCGTGCAGGCCGCGGGCGATCGTGGACTTGCCGGAGCCCGACAGGCCCGTGAAGAACACCACCAGGCCGCGCCGGTGCGGCGGGCCGGGCAGCGTGACCGGCTCGGGCGCGGCGAGATGCTCCTCGGCGCCGAACGCGGACGCGATGTGCTCGCGCAGCTCGAGGTCGATCTCGGGCTCGCGCGGCGCCAGCGGCACCACGGCCACCTCCGTGCCCTTGGGCAGGGCGTCGCGGGCCTTGAGCGCGGCGCGCACCACGGCGGGGCCGCCCTCCCCGTAGGCCAGCGGGAGCAGCAGGACCGCCGCGTCCAGTTCGCGGGCGGTGGCGGTGACCTCGTCCAGCGAGTCCAGCGGGCCGCGCATGGTGACGGCCAGCACCGGACGGTCGCCCATGGCGGCGCGGACCTCGGCGGGAGGACGGCGCAGCCGCGCGAAGGGGCCGTGCTCGGGCTCGCCCAGCGAGGTCACCGGGCCCGCGACCAGCCCGTCGGCCGTTCGCTCCGTCACCTTCATCACGGCCACGGCCGCGCCCTCGGGGTCGCGCAGCGTCAGTTCCTGCCCGGCGGACACCGGATGGTCGTGCGGTACGGTCAGCGTCACCGGGTCGGGCCAGGGGGTGCCGTCGGCGAGCCGGCCGCTCTCGACCACCGAGGCCAGGTCGGCCGAGCCGAGGAACCCGGTCAGCGGGGCGAAGGCCCCGGACAGCAGCAATTCGAGGTCGGCGAGCTCGTGGGCGCGGGGCACCCAGTCGAGGACGGGGCCGGCGGCGGTCTCCTCTGCGTTTCCCACCGGCCCAGGATATTGGCGCGCCGCCCCCGCCACGGCCAGGGGAAGGCATAGCGGGAGGTCGTCCGCCGCGTCCATGGGCTGACATTCGACCCCCGGAGGTGATCGTGGACGTTGCCGAGGAGCGACGGTTCCGCGAGTTCGTGTCCGCGCGCTCGCCCGCGCTGATTCGGTTCGGGTTCCTCCTGACCGGCGGCGACCAGCACGCCGCGGAGGACCTGCTGCAGACGGTGCTGGTCAAGACGGCGGCCAGGTGGAGCCGCGTCGACGACCCCGAGCCGTACGTGCGGCGCGCGATGTACCGGCAGCAGGTGAGCTGGTGGCGTCTGGCCTCGCACCGGCGCGAGACCACCGTCGCCGACGCCCCCGAGGCGCCCGGCCCGTCGGCGCGCGACCACGCGGACGCGGCCGAGGTGAAGCTCGTGCTGCGCCACGCGCTGGCCCGGCTGACCCCGCGCCAGCGCGCCGCCCTGGTGCTGCGGTACTTCGAGGACCTGCCCGAGGCCCAGGTGGCCCAGATCATGGGCTGCTCGGTCGGCACCGTGCGCAGCACCGTCCACCGCTCCCTCGCCCGCCTGCGCGTCGCCGCGCCCGAACTCGCCGACCTGCGCGCCCCGCGCGACTCCTTCGAGGAGGTTCCCCGATGACTCCCGAATCGCTGCTTCCCGACACGCTCCGCGAGTGGGCCGGGGAGGCCCAAGTGCCCCACGACCTGGCCGACCGCGTCCTGCGGCGGCGCGGGCGGCGGCGTCTCACCACGGTCGTGCTGGCCACGGGGGCCACGGCCGCGGTGGTCGCCGCGGGAGTGCTGGCGCCGGTGATCGTGCGCGGCGCGGGCGGGCGTGAGGACAGGACCGCGACGGCGGTCACGCCCACCGCGTCGGCGTCCGTCTCGCCCACCGCGGTCTCGCTCGCCACGCCGCCGCCCGACCCGCTGCCCGAGGGGCCGCCGCCCCGGCCGTCCCCCGTGGAGGCCGGCGCGCTGCCCGCCTCCCTGGACGTGCGCGCGGACCCGGGGCAGGCGCCGCCGCGTGGCCTGATCGCCGCGGGCCGGATGGCCGTCTCTTCGTACTTCGTGTCGGGGTACGAGAAGACGGGCGCGCGGTCCGACCGCCGTCACGACACCTGGTACCTGTACGACCCCCGGACGGACGGGTACGAGCGGACGGACTGGTCGACGGTGGACGTGGCCCCCGGCATGCGGCTCGCCGCCGTGCTGGAACGGGACCTGCCCGCCTCCAGGGTCGGCATCCTCGACATGGCCACGCGCCAGGTGAGGTGGGTCCCGCTGGACCACCCGGTGGCGCGGGTCGCCTGGTCGCCCGACGGCACGAAGGTGCTGGCCACCGCGTACGAGAAGAACCCCGACGTCCGCGAGAAGGTGTCGGCGGACGGGACGAGCTGGGAGGAGTCCGACCCGGTCCGCACCGGGTTCCACATCGTGGAGGCGTCGTCGGGCACGGCCGCGTTCCACGCCGTGGACAAGCCGTCCGAGGCACTTCCCGGGCCGCCGGACGCCGCCTTCCAGTGGTCCTCCGACGGCACGCTGATCTCGGAGCCCAACGACCGGAGGTTCCGCGAGGAGGATCCCCAGCGGCTGTACTACGGCCTCGACGGACGCCGGGCCGGGACGCCCGCGACCGAGGAGCTCGACATCGAGCAGGCGGGGACGTCGCCGGACGGCAGGCTTTACGCCGGTCGCCGCGTCTACCCGCGCGGACCGAAGACGATGACGCCGGAGAAGGCCGAGGAATTCGTGGCCCAGCGGGTCGATGGGCCCGAGACCGTCGTGCGGGACACCGCCACCGGGAAGATCGTCGGACGGCAGTGGATGCTCCAGCTCCTGGCATGGGCGGACAACGATCATCTGATCGCGCTGCAGTGCCTCGGCGGGTGCGAGAACGAGTTCGACTCCTACCTGGCGCTGGTCACCGTGGACGGACGGCAGAGCGTCCGGCTCTCCGGCGACATGAAGGACAGTCAGCGGCCGGGAAGCTGGCACCCCGTGCTGACCTCGCGCTGACCGTGCCGGCCTCGCGACGGCCTCGCGCCGGCGCCCGCGGCCGGGGTCAGATCAGCCGGGCGAAATGGTTCTGGGGCTTGCGGATCACCAGCGTGATCTCGTCCCGCGTGGCGGGCAGGCGGTCGCCGGACAGGCGCGCCACCACCTTGCACGCCACGCGGACGAGCCGCGCGTGCGGCCCGCGCAGCGCGGGGCCCGACGTGCCCGAGTAGTCCTCGGCGATCATGAGCCCGCGCATGAGGCAGTAGGAATGGATGCCCTCGCGGGAGGCGACCTGCTCGTAGATCGCCGGCAGCGGGCCGACCGCGCCCGCGGGGGCGAACCGCGGCCACAGCAGCGCGCGGCACCAGCCGGGCAGGAGACGGTCGCAGAAGCCGTACGCCGAGGCGCGGTCGCGCATGCGGATCAGCAGGAGCCCGCCGGGACGCAGGGCGTTGACCATGCGGTCCAGCACGAGCTCGGTGTGGCGCAGGCGCTCGAGCAGGAACGCCGCGTGCACGACGTCGAACGTGCGCGGCAGCAGCGGCGCGTCGCGCAGGTCGCCGAGGAAGCGGGCGTCCAGGTCGGCGCGGTGCTCCAGCGCGGCGCGCAGCACGGGGAGGTCCTCGTCGATGCCGGTGATCCGGGTCTCGACGCGCTCCAGATCGATGCCTCCGCCGCGGCCGCATCCGGCGATCAGGATGTCGAGCCTGCGGCCGAGCTGCTCGGTTCTCAGCTCGCGGATCCGGAGGCTGAACACGTCGCCTTGGGTGGCGGGCCACCATCGAACCTCTGACATGTCACTCAGGGTAGTCATTGAACCCCCTTCTGTAGTGGATTTACTTTGCGAAAGGACGCTCCGGGGAACCGGGCCGCCGCCACAGGGGGGCGGCCGGCGCCCGGAAGGGACATTCACCGCGAGATCCGCCGTAGCGGGCGGACGGGTGGTTCCCGGCATGCCGGCCCCGCGAGGGAAGTAGCCTTGAGGGTGACCCCGGACGCGACGAACCGGGGTCGCGCGCGTCGTCGTATAGTGCGCAAGGCACCCGCGAGGGTCGTCTCCGGGTGCCGCCTGTACCGGTGCGGTGCGCGAGGTGGGTCGCCGCGTGGGGTGTTCGAACGAGCAGGGCCCCGAGGCGAACGAGAAGCCGGACCTGACCACGTGGGGGCATTTCTGATGAGTCTTTCCGGACTGCTCGACCTTGTCATCGCCGAACCGCGCCTGGCCGGGGCCCTGGAGCGGTCCGCCCAGGACGTCGACCTGATCGCCGCCCCCGCCCTGCGGCCCTTCGTGGTGGCGGCGCTGGCCCGCGAACGTCCCGTGCTGGCCGTCACCGCCACCGGGCGCGAGGCCGAAGACCTGGCCGCGGCGCTGACGGGCCTCGTCGGGGACGACGCCGTCGCCGTCTTCCCCGCCTGGGAGACCCTTCCGCACGAGCGCCTGTCGCCGCGCAGCGACACCGTCGGCCAGCGCCTGGCCGTGCTGCGCCGGCTCGCCCACCCCGTCGCCGGGGACGCCGCCGCCGGCCCGCTGTCGGTCGTCGTCGCGCCGGTGCGCGCCGTGCTCCAGCCGCTGGTCACCGGCCTCGGCGACCTCATGCCCGTGCGCCTGCGCGCCGGGGACGACGCCGACCTGGACGAGGTCGTCGAGCGCCTGGTCGCGGGCGGCTACCACCGGGTGGACATGGTGGAGAAGCGCGGCGAGGTCGCCGTGCGCGGCGGCCTGCTGGACGTCTTCCCGCCCACCGAGGAACACCCGCTGCGCCTGGAGTTCTGGGGCGACACGGTCGAGGAGATCCGCTGGTTCAAGGTCGCCGACCAGCGCTCGCTCGAGGTCGCGCAGGACGGCCTGTTCGCCGCGCCCTGCCGCGAGCTGCTGCTCACCGACGAGGTCAGGCGGCGCGCCCGCGACCTCGGCGAGCTGCACCCGGCGCTGAGGGAGACCCTCGACCAGCTCGCCGACGGCATCCCCGTCGAGGGCATGGAGGCGTTCGCCCCCGCGCTCGTGGACGGCATGGACGTGCTGCTCGACCACCTGCCCGCCCTCGCCGCCGTCCTCGTCTGCGACCCCGAGCGCATCCGCGGCCGCGCCGTCGAGCTCGTCCACACCAGCCAGGAGTTCCTGGAGGCGTCCTGGATCAACGCCGCCGCCGGGGGCGCCGCGCCGATCGACCTCGGCGCCGCGGCGTTCCGCGGCCTCGCCGAGATCCGCGACCACGCCCGCGAGCTCGGCCGGCCGTGGTGGACGGTCGCGCCGTTCGCGGCCACCGACCAGGCCGGTGACGGCGGCACGTCGCTGCCCGGCGACGACGAACTGTACGGCGCGGGCGAGGCCGTCGAGCTGCCCGCCCGCGAGGCCGAGTCCTACCGGGGCGACACCCAGCGCGCGCTCGCCGACATCAAGGGGTGGCTCGGGGACGGCCGCGCGGTCGTCCTGCTGAGCGAGGGGCACGGCCCGGCCGAGCGCATCGTCGAGCTGCTCAAGGGCGTGGACGTCGCCGCCAGGCTCGTGCCCTCGCTCGACGAGGCCCCCGGCAGGGACGTCGTCAACGTCACCACCGGCCGCGTCGAGCACGGCTTCGTCACCGACACGGTCGCCGTCCTCACCCACCTGGACCTGGTGGGGCAGAAGGCGTCCACCAAGGACATGCGCCGCCTGCCCTCCCGCCGCAGGAACATGGTGGACCCCCTGCAGCTCAAGGTCGGCGACCACGTCGTGCACGCCCAGCACGGCGTGGGGCGGTACGTCGAGATGGTGCAGCGCGCCGTCCAGGGCGCCACCCGCGAGTACCTGGTGATCGAGTACGCCAAGGGCGACCGGCTGTACGTCCCCACCGACCAGCTCGACGAGGTCACCCGCTACGTCGGCGGCGAGTCCCCCACGCTGAACCGCATGGGCGGCGCCGACTGGGCCAAGGCCAAGTCCCGGGCGCGCAAGGCCGTCAAGGAGATCGCCGGCGAGCTGATCCGCCTCTACAGCGCCCGCATGGCCTCGCCCGGCTACGCGTTCGCCGCCGACACCCCCTGGCAGCGCGAGATGGAGGACGCCTTCCCCTACGCCGAGACCGGCGACCAGCTCGCCGCCATCGACGAGGTCAAGCGCGACATGGAGCGCCCCGTCCCGATGGACCGCCTGATCTGCGGCGACGTCGGCTACGGCAAGACCGAGATCGCGGTGCGCGCGGCGTTCAAGGCCGTGCAGGACGGCAAGCAGGTCGCCGTGCTCGTCCCCACCACCCTGCTCGTCCAGCAGCACCTGTCGACCTTCGGCGAGCGCTTCGCGAGCTTCCCCGTCGTGGTGAAGCCGGTGTCGCGCTTCCAGTCCGACGGCGAGGTCAAGGCGACCCTGGACGGGCTCAGGGACGGCGGCGTCGACATCGTGATCGGCACGCACCGCCTGCTCAACCCCGACATCCGGTTCAAGCAGCTCGGCCTCATCATCGTCGACGAGGAGCAGCGCTTCGGCGTCGAGCACAAAGAGGCCATGAAGCACATGCGCACGCAGGTCGACGTGCTGGCCATGTCCGCGACGCCGATCCCCCGCACGCTGGAGATGGGCCTCACCGGCATCCGCGAGATGTCCACGATCCTGACGCCCCCCGAGGAGCGGCACCCGATCCTCACCTTCGTCGGGCCCTACGACGAGAAGCAGATCGCGGCGGCCGTCCGGCGCGAGCTGATGCGCGACGGCCAGGTGTTCTTCGTCCACAACCGCGTGTCCTCGATCAACCGGGTGGCCGGGCGCCTGCGCGAGCTGGTCCCCGAGGCCCGCGTCGCCGTCGCGCACGGGCAGATGAACGAGCAGCAGCTCGAGAAGATCATGGTCGGCTTCTGGGAGCGCGACTTCGACGTGCTCGTCAGCACGACGATCGTCGAGTCCGGCCTCGACATCCCGAACGCCAACACCCTCATCGTGGACCGCGCGGACAACTACGGCCTGTCCCAGCTCCACCAGCTCCGCGGCCGGGTCGGCCGGGGCCGCGAGCGCGGCTACGCCTACTTCCTGTACCCGCCGGAGGCCCCGCTCACCGAGACCGCGCACGAGCGGCTCGCGACGATCGCCCAGCACACCGAGATGGGCGCGGGCATGTACGTCGCGATGAAGGACCTGGAGATCCGCGGCGCCGGCAACATCCTCGGCGCCGAGCAGTCCGGCCACATCGCCGGCGTCGGCTTCGACCTGTACGTCCGCATGATGGCCGAGGCCGTGCAGGAGCAGAAGGCCAAGCTGTCCGGAGAGGCGGTCGCGGAGGACCACGCCGACGTCAAGGTCGAGCTGCCGGTCAACGCCCACATCCCGCACGACTACGTCACCTCCGAGCGGCTGCGGCTGGAGGCGTACAAGCGCCTGGCGGCGGTCGGCTCGCCCGAGGACATCGCCGCGGTGCGCGAGGAGCTGGTCGACCGGTACGGACGCCCGCCGCAGGAGGTCGACAACCTGCTGGAGGTCGCGCGGTTCCGCGTCCACGCCCGCAAGGCCGGGCTGACCGACGTCGCCCTGCAGGGCCAGCACATCAGGTTCGCCCCGGCGCGGCTGAGGGAGTCCCAGCAGGTCCGCCTGGACCGGCTGTACCCCAAGTCGATCTACAAGTCGGCCGCGGAGACCCTGCTGGTGCCGCTGCCCAAGACCAAGCCCATCGGCGGCCGTCCCCTGCGCGACCTCGAACTCCTCACCTGGTGCACGGACCTGGTGGAAGCCATGTTCCCTGCCCATGGCCTCGCTCCGCTCGGCGGCGAGGGGCGCTCTTGAGGCGGCGGTCTTCGTCGTCGTCCGGGTTCGTTCCTCACCCTCCCTCCTCCTCAGACCACCGCCGCGCCCCTGCCCATGGCCTCGCTCCGCTCGGCGGCGAGGGGCGCTCTTGAGGCGGCGGTCTTCGTCGTCGTCCGGGTTCGTTCCTCACCCTCCCTCCTCCTCAGACCACCGCCGCGCCCCTCGCGCGCAGAGTCCGTGACGAGGCGGCCGCCAGGTTTGAGTAGAGTAGGCCCGCCTCTGTTGAAGGGACCGCTTGTGAAGTCGATACGTGTGCGCGCGCCGCAG includes these proteins:
- the cysC gene encoding adenylyl-sulfate kinase — protein: MGNAEETAAGPVLDWVPRAHELADLELLLSGAFAPLTGFLGSADLASVVESGRLADGTPWPDPVTLTVPHDHPVSAGQELTLRDPEGAAVAVMKVTERTADGLVAGPVTSLGEPEHGPFARLRRPPAEVRAAMGDRPVLAVTMRGPLDSLDEVTATARELDAAVLLLPLAYGEGGPAVVRAALKARDALPKGTEVAVVPLAPREPEIDLELREHIASAFGAEEHLAAPEPVTLPGPPHRRGLVVFFTGLSGSGKSTIARGLHDALLERGGRTVTFLDGDVVRRLLSAGLTFSKQDRDLNIRRIGFVAAEVARHGGLAICAPIAPYAATREEVRHMVEAVGADFLLVHVATPLAECERRDRKGLYAKARAGVIPAFTGISDPYEEPEDADLTLDTTGMPVDRAVGTVLGLLTSGGWVR
- a CDS encoding SigE family RNA polymerase sigma factor gives rise to the protein MDVAEERRFREFVSARSPALIRFGFLLTGGDQHAAEDLLQTVLVKTAARWSRVDDPEPYVRRAMYRQQVSWWRLASHRRETTVADAPEAPGPSARDHADAAEVKLVLRHALARLTPRQRAALVLRYFEDLPEAQVAQIMGCSVGTVRSTVHRSLARLRVAAPELADLRAPRDSFEEVPR
- a CDS encoding class I SAM-dependent methyltransferase produces the protein MSEVRWWPATQGDVFSLRIRELRTEQLGRRLDILIAGCGRGGGIDLERVETRITGIDEDLPVLRAALEHRADLDARFLGDLRDAPLLPRTFDVVHAAFLLERLRHTELVLDRMVNALRPGGLLLIRMRDRASAYGFCDRLLPGWCRALLWPRFAPAGAVGPLPAIYEQVASREGIHSYCLMRGLMIAEDYSGTSGPALRGPHARLVRVACKVVARLSGDRLPATRDEITLVIRKPQNHFARLI
- the mfd gene encoding transcription-repair coupling factor, with the protein product MSLSGLLDLVIAEPRLAGALERSAQDVDLIAAPALRPFVVAALARERPVLAVTATGREAEDLAAALTGLVGDDAVAVFPAWETLPHERLSPRSDTVGQRLAVLRRLAHPVAGDAAAGPLSVVVAPVRAVLQPLVTGLGDLMPVRLRAGDDADLDEVVERLVAGGYHRVDMVEKRGEVAVRGGLLDVFPPTEEHPLRLEFWGDTVEEIRWFKVADQRSLEVAQDGLFAAPCRELLLTDEVRRRARDLGELHPALRETLDQLADGIPVEGMEAFAPALVDGMDVLLDHLPALAAVLVCDPERIRGRAVELVHTSQEFLEASWINAAAGGAAPIDLGAAAFRGLAEIRDHARELGRPWWTVAPFAATDQAGDGGTSLPGDDELYGAGEAVELPAREAESYRGDTQRALADIKGWLGDGRAVVLLSEGHGPAERIVELLKGVDVAARLVPSLDEAPGRDVVNVTTGRVEHGFVTDTVAVLTHLDLVGQKASTKDMRRLPSRRRNMVDPLQLKVGDHVVHAQHGVGRYVEMVQRAVQGATREYLVIEYAKGDRLYVPTDQLDEVTRYVGGESPTLNRMGGADWAKAKSRARKAVKEIAGELIRLYSARMASPGYAFAADTPWQREMEDAFPYAETGDQLAAIDEVKRDMERPVPMDRLICGDVGYGKTEIAVRAAFKAVQDGKQVAVLVPTTLLVQQHLSTFGERFASFPVVVKPVSRFQSDGEVKATLDGLRDGGVDIVIGTHRLLNPDIRFKQLGLIIVDEEQRFGVEHKEAMKHMRTQVDVLAMSATPIPRTLEMGLTGIREMSTILTPPEERHPILTFVGPYDEKQIAAAVRRELMRDGQVFFVHNRVSSINRVAGRLRELVPEARVAVAHGQMNEQQLEKIMVGFWERDFDVLVSTTIVESGLDIPNANTLIVDRADNYGLSQLHQLRGRVGRGRERGYAYFLYPPEAPLTETAHERLATIAQHTEMGAGMYVAMKDLEIRGAGNILGAEQSGHIAGVGFDLYVRMMAEAVQEQKAKLSGEAVAEDHADVKVELPVNAHIPHDYVTSERLRLEAYKRLAAVGSPEDIAAVREELVDRYGRPPQEVDNLLEVARFRVHARKAGLTDVALQGQHIRFAPARLRESQQVRLDRLYPKSIYKSAAETLLVPLPKTKPIGGRPLRDLELLTWCTDLVEAMFPAHGLAPLGGEGRS